Proteins encoded in a region of the Nitrospirota bacterium genome:
- a CDS encoding YqgE/AlgH family protein — MQSPLGKGIFLIAAPSLRDPNFRQTVVLLCEHGAEGALGVVVNRPTAMSVSEALPQVPILEGQRHVLFSGGPVQTNQVMMLYRLDQLPENSHHVFDGICLGGDTDLVDRILTTSGGHDAFRAYLGYSGWGPGQLESEMQTGSWFTIPADPNAVFDKDPTRIWPDIVSALGDDYRHYADMPFDPSLN, encoded by the coding sequence ATGCAATCTCCACTGGGAAAAGGTATTTTCCTCATTGCCGCCCCCTCCTTGCGTGATCCGAACTTTCGGCAGACCGTCGTATTGCTTTGCGAACATGGGGCCGAGGGTGCATTGGGCGTCGTCGTCAATCGTCCAACCGCAATGTCGGTCTCGGAAGCGTTACCTCAAGTGCCGATCCTCGAAGGCCAACGGCATGTCCTCTTCTCTGGAGGGCCGGTGCAAACGAATCAGGTGATGATGCTCTATCGCTTGGATCAACTGCCTGAGAACTCCCATCATGTGTTCGATGGGATCTGCCTCGGCGGGGATACAGACCTGGTCGATCGTATTTTGACCACGAGCGGAGGGCATGATGCATTCCGCGCCTACCTCGGATATTCCGGCTGGGGCCCAGGGCAACTGGAGTCTGAAATGCAGACCGGCTCCTGGTTTACCATTCCGGCAGATCCCAATGCCGTGTTCGACAAGGATCCCACCCGTATCTGGCCCGATATTGTGAGCGCCCTGGGTGACGACTACCGTCACTATGCGGATATGCCATTCGATCCCTCCCTGAATTAG
- a CDS encoding nitrilase-related carbon-nitrogen hydrolase: protein MRVGYFQFTPEFGEVSRNLDTIVEVLDRADADLIVLPELCASGYQFLSQQEVFALSESVPDGPTTQRLIDLAKRRRMVIVAGLPERAGATCYNAAVVVGPSGFIGCYRKTHLFFEETLFFAPGDTGFQVWDIGSAKIGVMICFDWYYPEAARTLVLKGAEIICHPSNLVLPDCPDSMPVRCRENRVFAVTSNRIGIEARGGKDPLTFIGSSEIVSPRGAILHRAPRDQQELHIVEIDPAEARNKALTPYNDLLRDRRESLYR from the coding sequence ATGCGGGTCGGGTATTTTCAGTTCACTCCAGAGTTCGGCGAGGTCTCGCGCAATCTCGATACGATTGTGGAGGTACTCGATCGGGCTGACGCCGATCTGATCGTGTTGCCTGAGTTGTGTGCCTCCGGATATCAGTTCCTGTCGCAACAAGAAGTGTTCGCGCTGTCGGAGTCGGTGCCGGATGGCCCCACGACGCAACGGTTGATCGACCTTGCGAAGCGGCGACGGATGGTGATCGTTGCCGGTCTTCCTGAGCGTGCCGGGGCTACCTGTTATAACGCTGCCGTGGTGGTCGGCCCGTCCGGATTTATCGGCTGTTATCGCAAGACCCATCTGTTTTTTGAAGAAACATTATTCTTTGCGCCAGGCGACACGGGATTTCAGGTGTGGGATATCGGCTCGGCTAAAATCGGCGTGATGATCTGTTTCGATTGGTACTACCCTGAGGCGGCTCGCACCTTGGTCCTCAAGGGAGCCGAGATCATTTGCCATCCCTCGAATCTCGTGCTGCCGGATTGCCCGGATTCGATGCCGGTTCGGTGTCGGGAGAATCGAGTGTTTGCCGTCACGAGTAATCGCATCGGGATCGAAGCGCGAGGCGGCAAAGATCCGCTGACATTTATCGGGAGCAGCGAAATCGTCTCCCCACGCGGGGCTATTCTTCATCGTGCGCCGCGCGACCAACAAGAACTCCATATTGTCGAGATCGATCCTGCCGAGGCGAGAAACAAGGCTCTTACTCCCTATAACGATCTGCTCCGCGACCGCCGCGAATCCCTCTACCGCTAG
- the smbP gene encoding small metal-binding protein SmbP: MKMKAHRGLLVVAAVAALVGFPLFTGLALADNKHVAEAVEHAKEAVEHGKQGHADALVQHAEGSLKHAEAAGIKNPHLDEGIKHLKEAIEHGKAGHADVATKHAEGAVTHLSEVK, from the coding sequence ATGAAAATGAAAGCCCATCGCGGACTATTGGTCGTTGCAGCGGTTGCCGCGCTTGTTGGTTTCCCACTGTTCACCGGACTGGCTCTTGCCGATAACAAGCATGTGGCTGAAGCCGTGGAACATGCCAAGGAAGCGGTAGAGCATGGTAAGCAGGGGCATGCCGATGCCCTGGTGCAGCATGCCGAAGGTTCGCTGAAACATGCGGAAGCGGCAGGGATCAAGAATCCTCACTTGGACGAAGGCATCAAGCATCTCAAGGAGGCCATTGAGCATGGCAAAGCCGGTCACGCTGACGTGGCAACCAAACATGCCGAGGGCGCGGTCACCCATTTGTCCGAAGTGAAGTAA
- a CDS encoding DEAD/DEAH box helicase: MSEQGIDLPRPTPESFALLAAFRAISANAVYTMAPKAAVHKGYDYYQEQRLQHYVWSQDRTTLTAQVEGTRLYEVVFSIVDGFLSASCDCPAWDPSWLCKHVLCAYFTTKHVLSPQLFRLPGGHHSELLGLQAELLGNIPEPVRTAKPVSTGMARKESAYEIVMDTSHQPPQLLIQKNGVPLSGEWGSDLPSDLIPLLNVSRHMSGFGEDPLLHYLRVHDSPYPILLVAGDESIPLQWSQSVKCRSKTEIDLAGAQIRVRAVCLVDEVPLERIVRFRTFVADVNGGRLLYLKDEQGWALFRSLRQCFKGDEPFVDPYADFEEGARAVPSSDQSGYGRSQGADEDAEFTLSLEDFQPAQIDVTHKQINRIVRDLRLKVEGQDLSIHRPALLPVDDAHSYAYALILKPPSGTEGHPSTSWTLQAQCRLGDFRFAPSLATFGCLSALGQGLTLSGALRTSKRKTLMYETYFSLLAVREAKARDQRIKMALGLDGWPRAVSDEAAQWLKQHLSDYARTVVRLQAHAGRWELQPVDKAREAQLYRIPFEVFGPEVFRGMPRYDEMTIDGPQLFQGLPALLERLATDGVELLYQDKPIMPAQWDCSAQVEHIEPEGSGIDWFEIRPEIRCNGVVLDESEWRAAFLQGGLMDAEGGLRVLDRQTMERLRAILALTGEAVEGQGASKIVHVPRLQILDWLALREQGITVSLPAEDEAVLARLMGFTQIAARPLPEGVQATLRPYQRDGYAWLAFLYEHRFGACLADDMGLGKTLQAICLLAAIQDGHIKTAARVKGPHLVVVPTSLLFNWEQELARFAPGLKVHVYSGSERTFDAKDGEVVITTYGLIRRDIERLERMAFHVIVFDEAQAVKNIQADTTSAARRLAGRFKISLTGTPLENHLGEYFSVIDLCMPGLLGEYSRFKAGLKRVQGAALEQLLRRTKPFILRRTKAEVLHDLPPKIESEVFLDLTDRQKALYQQTVAQVRTTIDEAYRTKTSGQAQFIALTAILKLRQVCLSPRLLTNRDDESSPKISFLIERLQVLLDEGHSALVFSQFTSFLDLVEESCVRHGLPYHRLDGSTVATARKTRVAAFQGGKQPGVFLLSLKAGGQGLNLTKASYVFHLDPWWNPAVENQASDRAHRIGQQRTVSIVRILMRHSIEEKMMALKQRKLDLYDAVMRGVVRGSGQGVLSKSDFEFLLSPNAS; encoded by the coding sequence GGCCGCCTTTCGGGCCATCTCGGCGAATGCTGTATACACGATGGCTCCGAAGGCCGCTGTCCACAAGGGATACGACTATTATCAAGAGCAGCGGCTTCAACATTATGTCTGGAGCCAGGACCGCACAACGCTGACGGCGCAGGTGGAAGGGACGAGGCTCTATGAGGTCGTCTTCTCCATCGTCGACGGGTTCTTGTCTGCCTCCTGCGATTGCCCGGCCTGGGATCCCAGCTGGTTGTGCAAACATGTGTTGTGCGCCTACTTCACGACAAAGCATGTCCTCTCACCGCAGCTATTCAGATTGCCGGGTGGGCATCACAGCGAGCTGCTTGGGCTCCAGGCCGAATTGCTCGGCAACATCCCGGAGCCGGTCCGGACGGCCAAGCCGGTTTCCACCGGAATGGCCCGGAAGGAGTCGGCCTATGAGATTGTCATGGATACTAGCCATCAGCCTCCACAGCTTCTGATCCAGAAGAATGGCGTGCCGCTTTCCGGGGAATGGGGCTCTGACCTTCCCTCTGATCTGATTCCTCTCCTCAATGTGTCCCGGCACATGTCCGGGTTCGGGGAAGACCCCTTGCTCCACTATCTCAGAGTTCACGATAGTCCCTATCCGATCCTGTTGGTCGCCGGGGACGAATCCATCCCGCTTCAATGGAGTCAGTCGGTCAAGTGCCGGAGTAAGACGGAGATCGATCTTGCTGGCGCCCAGATTCGAGTCCGCGCCGTCTGTCTTGTCGACGAGGTCCCGCTTGAGCGGATCGTCCGTTTCAGGACGTTTGTGGCCGATGTGAATGGCGGGCGGCTTCTCTATTTGAAAGACGAGCAGGGCTGGGCGTTGTTCCGCTCTTTGCGGCAATGTTTCAAGGGGGATGAACCGTTTGTCGATCCCTATGCCGATTTCGAGGAGGGAGCCCGTGCGGTGCCGTCATCAGATCAGTCCGGGTATGGGCGATCGCAAGGAGCGGATGAGGATGCGGAATTCACGCTGTCGCTGGAGGATTTTCAGCCCGCACAAATCGATGTGACGCACAAACAGATCAATCGGATCGTGCGCGATCTGCGACTGAAAGTGGAGGGCCAGGATCTGTCGATCCATCGGCCTGCGCTTCTGCCTGTGGACGATGCGCACTCGTATGCGTATGCCCTGATTCTGAAGCCTCCGTCAGGCACCGAAGGCCATCCATCGACCTCATGGACGTTGCAGGCGCAATGTCGCCTCGGCGATTTCCGGTTTGCGCCGAGCCTCGCAACATTTGGGTGCCTGTCGGCGCTGGGGCAGGGCCTGACCCTGTCCGGTGCGTTACGCACATCCAAACGAAAAACCCTGATGTACGAGACCTACTTTAGCCTGCTTGCGGTGCGTGAGGCGAAGGCGCGAGACCAACGTATCAAAATGGCCCTTGGCCTGGACGGTTGGCCACGCGCCGTCAGCGACGAGGCGGCACAGTGGCTCAAGCAGCATCTCTCCGATTATGCCAGGACGGTCGTGCGGCTACAGGCTCACGCAGGGCGATGGGAGCTGCAGCCGGTGGACAAGGCTCGCGAGGCGCAGCTGTACAGGATCCCTTTCGAGGTATTTGGCCCGGAGGTCTTTCGAGGCATGCCGCGCTACGATGAGATGACGATCGACGGGCCGCAGTTGTTCCAGGGGTTGCCGGCCCTCCTGGAGAGACTGGCAACCGATGGGGTCGAATTGCTATATCAGGACAAGCCCATCATGCCTGCTCAATGGGATTGCTCCGCCCAGGTCGAACATATCGAGCCTGAAGGGAGTGGCATCGACTGGTTTGAAATCCGTCCTGAAATCCGATGCAACGGCGTGGTGCTGGACGAATCGGAATGGCGGGCGGCTTTCCTGCAGGGCGGGTTGATGGATGCCGAAGGCGGGTTGCGGGTGCTGGATCGCCAGACGATGGAACGGCTGCGTGCGATCCTCGCCCTGACCGGCGAGGCGGTGGAGGGTCAGGGCGCCTCGAAGATTGTGCATGTGCCACGCCTGCAGATCCTCGACTGGCTGGCGTTGCGGGAGCAGGGAATTACGGTTTCGTTGCCTGCCGAAGACGAGGCCGTGCTGGCGCGTCTCATGGGATTTACGCAGATTGCCGCACGCCCTCTGCCAGAGGGCGTGCAAGCTACGCTTCGTCCCTATCAACGGGATGGGTATGCCTGGCTCGCCTTTCTCTACGAACACCGTTTCGGCGCCTGTTTGGCCGATGACATGGGGCTGGGCAAGACGCTTCAGGCGATCTGTCTCCTGGCCGCCATTCAGGACGGGCATATTAAGACGGCGGCGAGAGTGAAGGGGCCCCATCTGGTTGTCGTGCCGACGAGTCTGCTCTTCAACTGGGAGCAGGAGCTTGCGCGGTTTGCGCCAGGACTAAAAGTCCATGTCTATAGCGGCAGTGAGCGGACGTTCGATGCCAAGGATGGCGAGGTTGTGATCACGACCTATGGGCTGATTCGCCGTGACATCGAACGATTGGAGCGCATGGCGTTCCATGTCATCGTATTCGACGAGGCACAGGCCGTGAAGAATATTCAGGCCGACACGACGAGTGCCGCCCGCCGTCTTGCCGGACGATTTAAAATCTCGCTGACCGGCACCCCGCTCGAAAACCATCTCGGCGAGTACTTTTCTGTAATCGATCTCTGCATGCCTGGATTGCTCGGCGAGTATAGTCGGTTCAAGGCCGGTCTCAAGCGTGTTCAGGGTGCGGCATTGGAGCAGTTGCTTCGCCGGACGAAGCCCTTCATTTTGCGGCGGACCAAGGCAGAGGTGCTCCACGACTTGCCGCCGAAGATCGAGAGCGAGGTGTTCCTCGACTTGACCGATCGGCAAAAGGCCTTGTACCAGCAGACGGTCGCTCAGGTCCGTACCACGATCGACGAGGCCTACCGGACGAAGACGTCCGGCCAGGCACAGTTCATTGCGCTGACGGCGATCCTCAAGCTTCGGCAGGTCTGTCTCTCGCCTCGCTTGCTGACGAACCGGGACGATGAGTCCTCTCCAAAAATCAGTTTCTTGATAGAACGATTACAGGTATTGCTGGACGAAGGGCATAGTGCGCTGGTGTTTTCCCAGTTCACCAGCTTTCTCGATCTGGTGGAGGAATCCTGTGTCCGGCACGGGCTGCCGTATCACCGGTTGGATGGTTCGACGGTGGCAACCGCGCGCAAAACTCGCGTGGCGGCGTTTCAAGGCGGCAAACAGCCTGGCGTGTTTCTCCTCAGTCTCAAGGCGGGGGGGCAGGGGCTGAACCTCACCAAGGCGAGTTATGTGTTTCATCTGGACCCCTGGTGGAATCCGGCGGTGGAAAACCAGGCGTCGGATCGCGCGCACCGTATCGGACAACAGCGGACGGTTTCGATCGTGCGGATTCTCATGCGTCATAGCATCGAGGAAAAGATGATGGCGCTCAAGCAGCGGAAGCTCGATCTGTACGATGCGGTGATGCGTGGCGTGGTGCGTGGCTCAGGGCAAGGGGTCTTGAGTAAGTCCGATTTTGAATTTCTGCTCTCGCCGAATGCGTCCTGA
- a CDS encoding multiheme c-type cytochrome has translation MKTPLKILFGCILASALVYVYYTEVKPVVIFGLRDEYAHAIPLQKIPEGLTSLKAESCGQCHREIYDEWKTSIHAHAYEDPFFQAYWKKDKNIWVCLNCHTPLENQQPTLVKEIPRGRVEKAVQEPNPHYDPEYQKESVTCAACHVRDGVIYGPFEDSVAPHPTKFDQNFRTAQVCQRCHNVVSGPAQFYKVGPCGTYAEYEGKFFMQERGFICQSCHMPEIDRPVATNGPIRRGRQHLWRGGHDPDMVKRAVGIQVRADTVSPKPGDRVGFTLTLINAGAGHKIPTGDPDRYFTVEFSVEDQQGKVLDHQISTMGRWILWQPAIVELYDNRLLPLASREYQFLYQLPAQAEGLKVKTRVQYHILTDAQHEMLQTKYGLTGNDPYRFVVYEREFPLSGRLAAVLNESNQLSATSRQPEGLSCKAGAAG, from the coding sequence ATGAAGACTCCACTCAAAATTCTGTTCGGTTGTATTCTGGCGAGTGCACTTGTCTATGTATATTACACCGAGGTCAAGCCGGTCGTGATTTTCGGGCTGCGCGACGAATATGCCCATGCGATTCCGCTTCAAAAAATTCCAGAGGGGCTGACGAGTCTGAAGGCCGAGTCCTGCGGTCAATGTCACCGCGAGATCTATGACGAGTGGAAGACGAGTATTCATGCCCATGCGTATGAAGATCCGTTCTTTCAGGCTTACTGGAAAAAGGACAAAAATATCTGGGTCTGCTTGAACTGCCATACCCCGTTGGAAAATCAGCAGCCGACGTTGGTGAAAGAGATTCCGCGGGGGCGGGTGGAGAAGGCGGTTCAGGAACCTAACCCCCACTACGATCCTGAGTATCAGAAGGAATCGGTCACCTGCGCGGCCTGCCATGTACGGGACGGCGTCATCTACGGCCCGTTCGAAGATTCCGTCGCGCCGCATCCGACCAAGTTCGATCAGAACTTTCGCACCGCGCAGGTCTGCCAGCGTTGTCATAACGTGGTGTCCGGCCCGGCGCAATTCTACAAGGTCGGCCCTTGCGGGACCTACGCGGAATACGAAGGTAAGTTCTTCATGCAGGAGCGGGGCTTCATTTGCCAGAGTTGCCACATGCCCGAGATCGATCGTCCGGTGGCGACGAATGGTCCGATCCGGCGTGGACGCCAGCATCTCTGGCGCGGCGGGCACGATCCCGATATGGTGAAGCGGGCGGTGGGAATCCAGGTACGGGCCGATACTGTTTCACCCAAACCGGGCGACCGCGTCGGATTTACGCTGACCTTGATCAATGCCGGAGCCGGGCATAAAATTCCGACAGGCGATCCCGATCGGTACTTCACAGTGGAGTTTTCCGTGGAAGATCAGCAGGGGAAGGTGCTCGATCACCAAATATCGACGATGGGCCGTTGGATTCTCTGGCAGCCGGCTATCGTGGAGCTGTATGATAACCGGCTGTTGCCGTTGGCCAGCCGGGAATACCAGTTCCTGTATCAACTTCCGGCGCAGGCCGAGGGCTTGAAAGTAAAGACTCGGGTGCAGTACCACATCCTGACCGATGCGCAGCATGAGATGTTGCAGACTAAATATGGACTGACGGGGAACGACCCCTATCGATTCGTCGTGTATGAGCGGGAGTTTCCTCTGTCCGGTAGGCTCGCGGCGGTATTAAACGAGAGCAATCAGCTCTCGGCAACCAGCCGTCAGCCTGAGGGGTTAAGTTGTAAGGCCGGAGCTGCGGGCTGA
- a CDS encoding M3 family oligoendopeptidase, whose product MPAKINRKTAKPRKTSPLKKQSRAHSERWDLSHLAKEPVQQFDTLLAEIETKVAQFEAARTQLSPTMATSIFHPLLTLSEEIAAASSRLSAYAYLWFSENTKDLAARSFKTKVEEQLTALQNRLVFFDLWWQSVDKDNASRLMAGTGSVRYHLETIRRFQPHTLSEPEEKIVNIKNITGRSAVHSLYDVVTNAFTFTLTVNGKRKTMTRENLTAYLRHSQGRLREAAYRELYRVYADQHDLLGEIYKALVNDWKAENLQLRRFAAPIAARNLGNDIPDAAVASLLKVCHKNAGIFQRYFRIKARLCKITPMSRYHIYAPHRTEQKSYRYQDAIKMVLDAYRGFSPQLADLAERVVQERHIDARARPGKIGGAYCYSVVPGMTPYVLLNFTGEARDIATMAHELGHAVHGMLASHHSTFTFHSTLPLAETASVFGERILSDALMTQERDKKVRQGLLLNQLDDIYATVLRQAYFVQFENQAHAMIAQGATVKDLAKTYLAEVRQQFGKGIKVPEEFQWEWLTIPHIFASPFYCYAYSFGNLLVLALYRMYQKEGASFVPKYLELLSTGGSESPQAILSKVGVDMSSEEFWQSGFDTIREMVDQLEQTL is encoded by the coding sequence ATGCCTGCGAAGATAAATCGAAAAACTGCCAAGCCCCGTAAGACCTCCCCTCTAAAAAAACAGAGCCGCGCCCATTCCGAGCGCTGGGATCTCTCACACTTGGCCAAGGAGCCGGTCCAGCAGTTCGACACCCTGTTGGCAGAGATCGAGACCAAGGTCGCACAATTCGAAGCAGCTCGAACCCAACTCAGCCCGACCATGGCCACCTCCATCTTCCATCCACTCCTGACACTGAGTGAAGAGATCGCGGCTGCCTCGTCCCGGCTCAGCGCCTATGCCTATCTCTGGTTTTCCGAAAATACGAAAGACCTCGCCGCTCGTTCGTTTAAGACCAAAGTCGAAGAACAACTCACCGCACTTCAGAACCGATTGGTATTTTTCGACCTCTGGTGGCAAAGCGTCGATAAAGACAATGCGAGCCGCCTCATGGCGGGAACCGGTTCGGTCCGGTATCACCTCGAAACCATTCGCCGGTTTCAGCCTCACACGTTGTCCGAGCCGGAAGAGAAGATCGTCAACATCAAGAACATCACAGGCCGCAGCGCCGTCCATTCGCTCTACGATGTCGTGACGAACGCCTTCACCTTCACGCTCACCGTCAACGGCAAGCGGAAAACAATGACGCGCGAGAACCTGACGGCTTATCTCCGCCATTCGCAAGGCCGGCTGCGTGAGGCCGCCTACCGGGAGCTGTACCGCGTCTATGCCGATCAACACGATCTCCTCGGTGAAATCTACAAAGCGTTGGTCAACGACTGGAAAGCGGAGAATCTCCAGCTTCGCCGATTCGCCGCCCCGATTGCCGCTCGCAATCTTGGCAACGACATTCCCGATGCAGCCGTAGCGTCGCTCCTGAAGGTCTGTCACAAGAATGCGGGCATCTTTCAGCGCTACTTCCGTATTAAGGCTCGGCTCTGCAAGATCACACCGATGAGCCGCTATCACATCTATGCGCCACATCGCACAGAACAGAAATCCTATCGCTATCAGGATGCTATCAAGATGGTACTGGATGCGTACCGGGGGTTCTCTCCGCAATTAGCCGACTTGGCGGAGCGGGTGGTGCAAGAGCGCCATATCGATGCACGGGCGAGGCCCGGGAAAATCGGCGGCGCCTATTGTTACAGCGTCGTCCCGGGCATGACCCCCTATGTGCTGCTCAACTTCACCGGCGAGGCGCGCGATATCGCGACGATGGCCCATGAACTCGGGCATGCCGTCCACGGCATGTTGGCGTCCCACCATTCCACGTTTACCTTCCACTCCACCCTTCCACTGGCGGAAACGGCCTCGGTGTTCGGAGAGCGCATCCTGTCCGATGCCCTCATGACCCAGGAACGGGACAAGAAGGTGCGGCAGGGACTCCTGCTCAACCAACTCGACGACATCTACGCCACGGTCCTCCGGCAGGCCTATTTCGTTCAATTTGAAAATCAGGCCCATGCCATGATCGCCCAGGGCGCGACCGTAAAGGATCTGGCCAAGACCTATCTGGCCGAGGTGCGGCAGCAGTTTGGGAAGGGAATTAAGGTCCCGGAGGAGTTTCAATGGGAATGGTTGACCATTCCCCACATCTTCGCCAGCCCCTTCTATTGTTATGCGTACAGCTTCGGCAACTTGCTCGTGCTCGCTCTCTATCGGATGTATCAAAAAGAAGGGGCCTCATTTGTCCCCAAATATCTCGAGCTGTTGAGCACGGGCGGATCGGAATCGCCGCAGGCCATCCTGTCCAAAGTCGGCGTCGATATGTCATCTGAAGAGTTTTGGCAATCGGGGTTCGACACAATCCGCGAGATGGTCGATCAGCTGGAGCAGACGCTCTAA
- a CDS encoding histone deacetylase — protein sequence MGNTGLVYDPRYLGHDMGAGHPESPNRLRAIMQQLEQSGMVARLTRIEPRAAEDEWITQIHEPSYLAMLKSHAPTNGRVSLDPDTSMSPGSLTAAYLAVGGALAAVDAIMSQQVDHVFCAVRPPGHHAEAGRAMGFCLFNNVAIAARYVQKRYGLQRVLIVDWDVHHGNGTQHSFEADPSVLFFSTHQYPHYPGTGRATERGKGAGEGFTINVPMEAGEGDEEYRAVFQKSLVPVADAFKPEFVIISAGFDAHRDDPLASMGLTEEGYADLTGIVAGIAMRYAHGRILSSLEGGYHLTSLAASVERHIQALLAA from the coding sequence ATGGGCAACACCGGACTCGTCTACGATCCACGCTATCTCGGCCATGATATGGGCGCAGGACATCCTGAGTCGCCCAATCGGCTACGCGCTATCATGCAGCAGTTGGAACAGAGCGGAATGGTGGCTCGGCTGACCAGGATTGAACCGCGAGCAGCTGAAGACGAATGGATTACGCAGATCCATGAACCGTCGTATCTTGCGATGCTCAAGTCTCACGCACCGACCAATGGGCGGGTCTCGCTCGATCCTGATACCTCCATGTCCCCCGGTTCGTTGACGGCCGCCTATCTGGCAGTCGGTGGGGCCTTGGCTGCTGTCGATGCGATCATGAGCCAGCAAGTGGACCATGTCTTCTGTGCGGTGAGGCCGCCCGGGCATCATGCCGAGGCTGGGCGCGCGATGGGCTTCTGTCTCTTCAATAATGTGGCGATTGCCGCACGCTATGTACAGAAGCGCTATGGACTTCAACGAGTGCTGATTGTCGATTGGGATGTGCATCATGGGAATGGCACGCAGCATAGCTTCGAGGCCGATCCCTCCGTGCTGTTCTTCAGCACACATCAGTATCCGCACTATCCTGGCACGGGCCGCGCGACGGAGCGAGGTAAGGGAGCAGGAGAAGGGTTCACGATCAATGTGCCGATGGAAGCTGGGGAGGGCGATGAGGAGTATCGTGCCGTCTTTCAGAAATCATTGGTGCCGGTGGCCGATGCCTTCAAACCTGAATTCGTGATCATCTCCGCCGGCTTCGATGCGCATCGCGACGATCCTCTTGCGAGCATGGGGCTGACCGAAGAGGGCTATGCGGATCTCACCGGCATCGTGGCCGGCATTGCCATGCGCTATGCTCACGGGCGCATCCTCTCGTCGCTCGAAGGCGGGTATCATCTGACCTCCTTGGCTGCGTCGGTCGAGCGTCACATCCAGGCCTTGTTGGCCGCATGA
- a CDS encoding tetratricopeptide repeat protein has product MANRRIEPLKKVLAIDPNDEVAWFGLGKAYMEDENFEEAAKALQQCVIVKPTYSAAYYALAQSLHKLGRIEECRTVCATAIDVSTKNGDMMVTKNLELLSSSLPA; this is encoded by the coding sequence ATGGCAAATCGCCGCATCGAACCGCTCAAAAAAGTCTTGGCCATTGATCCGAACGACGAGGTGGCTTGGTTTGGCCTCGGGAAAGCCTACATGGAAGATGAGAACTTCGAAGAAGCAGCCAAGGCCCTGCAACAATGCGTCATCGTGAAGCCCACCTACTCAGCCGCCTACTATGCCCTGGCCCAATCGCTCCATAAGCTCGGCCGCATCGAGGAATGCCGAACCGTTTGCGCAACCGCCATCGATGTGTCCACGAAAAACGGCGACATGATGGTGACGAAAAATCTCGAACTGCTCTCAAGCTCGCTGCCTGCCTAA
- a CDS encoding (2Fe-2S)-binding protein, whose translation MYLCLCKGITDSDVREAGRNGIIMPCQLKAKFGLKDSGCCGRCSKNIHEYVQIATSVCQTPSPNAVRN comes from the coding sequence ATGTACCTCTGCCTCTGTAAGGGAATCACCGATTCGGATGTCCGTGAAGCTGGACGGAACGGCATTATCATGCCCTGCCAGCTCAAAGCGAAGTTTGGTCTAAAAGATTCTGGCTGTTGTGGTCGCTGTTCAAAGAATATCCATGAGTATGTGCAGATCGCGACGAGTGTCTGCCAAACGCCTTCCCCCAACGCCGTGCGGAACTAG
- a CDS encoding sulfurtransferase, whose product MTHPLLIDTETLQQSLGQPGLVIIDVRGRAAYEFGGHIPGAVHSTWHEYSDPQAVPKGLLNPDCLFMERKIRALGISPDSDVVIYSNPFDNWGDEGRMFWMLEYFGHTRLRILDGGWVKWVQEKRPFEHGLVTPKPGTFTVKPVAAVIAAKDELKQLVKQPRPGTVIVDARSLEEYLGKEVSGIPRPGHIPSAIHLAWTGFLQPNATLKDVLTITESLADKGLSQDQEVICYCTGGVRSAWLYFVLRLVGYRNVRNYPGSWWEWSRDFACPVEKDAKGLQHILNIDPQVRAS is encoded by the coding sequence ATGACACATCCGTTGTTGATCGATACTGAAACCCTCCAACAGAGCCTGGGGCAGCCCGGCCTGGTGATTATCGATGTGCGTGGGCGGGCGGCCTATGAGTTCGGCGGCCATATTCCTGGCGCCGTGCATTCGACCTGGCATGAGTACAGCGATCCCCAGGCCGTGCCGAAGGGGTTGCTCAATCCCGATTGCCTGTTCATGGAGCGCAAGATTCGTGCGCTGGGCATCAGTCCGGACAGCGATGTGGTGATCTACTCAAACCCCTTCGATAACTGGGGCGACGAAGGCCGCATGTTCTGGATGTTGGAATATTTTGGACATACGCGTCTGCGCATTCTCGACGGCGGGTGGGTCAAGTGGGTACAGGAGAAACGTCCGTTCGAACATGGGTTGGTCACGCCCAAGCCGGGGACCTTTACCGTCAAACCGGTGGCTGCGGTGATTGCCGCGAAAGACGAATTGAAGCAGCTCGTGAAGCAGCCACGTCCTGGCACCGTGATCGTCGATGCGCGCAGCCTCGAAGAATATCTCGGGAAAGAAGTGTCGGGGATCCCGCGGCCCGGGCACATTCCCTCGGCGATCCATCTGGCCTGGACGGGATTTCTTCAGCCGAATGCGACGCTGAAAGATGTATTGACGATCACGGAGAGCTTAGCCGACAAAGGCCTTTCGCAGGATCAAGAAGTCATCTGTTATTGCACCGGCGGGGTCCGTTCGGCCTGGCTCTATTTTGTCCTCAGGCTTGTGGGCTATCGCAATGTCCGCAACTATCCGGGATCCTGGTGGGAATGGAGTCGGGATTTTGCCTGCCCGGTGGAAAAAGACGCCAAGGGATTGCAGCACATCTTGAACATTGATCCTCAAGTCAGGGCTTCTTGA